The Microbacterium sp. LWH7-1.2 genome window below encodes:
- the araA gene encoding L-arabinose isomerase, which yields MTRTPLSTSLDTYEMWFVTGSQNLYGEETLRQVAEQSQAVAAGLEGLPVKVVWKPVLKDSDSIRRLALDVNARDEVIGVVAWMHTFSPAKMWIAGLDALQKPLLHLHTQANVELPWADIDFDFMNLNQAAHGDREFGYIQTRLGVARKTVVGHVSNPAVRQQVEDWQRAAAGWAASRTLKLARFGDNMRYVAVTEGDKTEAELRFGVQVNTWGVNELVAAVEAASDDDIDALVQVYLDTYDVASELQPGGRCHQSLRDGAAIELGLRSFLEEGGFGAFTTSFEDLGALKQLPGLAVQRLMAEGYGFGAEGDWKTAILVRVANVMGAGLPGGASLMEDYTYDLVAGDEKILGAHMLEVSPSLTTAKPRLEVHALGIGGKDDPVRLVFTADPGPALVVAMSDMRDRFRLVANVVENVDAPDLPKLPVGRAVWKPAPDFATSAACWLAAGAAHHTVMTTAVGIEVFRDFADIAGTELVVIDEDTTVRSFQRELRWNQAYYRLAQGF from the coding sequence ATGACCCGCACCCCCCTGTCCACCTCCCTCGACACCTACGAAATGTGGTTCGTCACGGGCAGCCAGAACCTGTACGGCGAAGAGACCCTCCGCCAGGTCGCCGAGCAGTCCCAGGCCGTCGCGGCCGGACTGGAAGGCCTCCCCGTCAAGGTCGTGTGGAAGCCCGTCCTCAAGGACTCCGACTCCATCCGCCGCCTCGCCCTCGACGTGAACGCCCGCGACGAGGTCATCGGCGTCGTCGCGTGGATGCATACGTTCAGCCCGGCGAAGATGTGGATCGCGGGTCTCGACGCGCTGCAGAAGCCGCTGCTGCACCTGCACACGCAGGCGAACGTCGAGCTGCCCTGGGCCGACATCGACTTCGACTTCATGAACCTCAACCAGGCGGCGCACGGCGACCGCGAGTTCGGGTACATCCAGACGCGCCTCGGCGTCGCGCGCAAGACCGTCGTCGGCCACGTCTCGAACCCGGCGGTGCGCCAGCAGGTCGAGGACTGGCAGCGCGCCGCTGCCGGCTGGGCCGCCTCGCGCACCCTCAAGCTCGCCCGCTTCGGCGACAACATGCGCTACGTCGCCGTCACCGAGGGCGACAAGACCGAGGCCGAGCTGCGGTTCGGTGTGCAGGTCAACACGTGGGGCGTGAACGAGCTCGTCGCCGCGGTCGAAGCGGCGTCCGACGACGACATCGACGCGCTGGTGCAGGTGTACCTCGACACGTACGACGTGGCGAGCGAGTTGCAGCCGGGAGGCCGCTGCCACCAGTCGCTGCGCGACGGCGCGGCGATCGAGCTCGGCCTGCGCTCGTTCCTCGAGGAGGGCGGCTTCGGCGCCTTCACCACGTCGTTCGAAGACCTCGGCGCGCTCAAGCAGCTGCCGGGCCTCGCGGTGCAGCGCCTGATGGCCGAGGGCTACGGCTTCGGCGCCGAGGGCGATTGGAAGACCGCGATCCTGGTGCGCGTGGCCAACGTGATGGGCGCAGGTCTCCCTGGGGGCGCGAGCCTCATGGAGGACTACACCTACGACCTGGTCGCGGGCGACGAGAAGATCCTCGGCGCGCACATGCTCGAGGTCTCGCCGTCGCTGACCACCGCCAAGCCGCGCCTCGAGGTGCACGCGCTCGGCATCGGCGGCAAGGACGACCCGGTGCGCCTGGTCTTCACCGCGGACCCGGGCCCCGCGCTCGTCGTCGCGATGAGCGACATGCGCGATCGGTTCCGCCTCGTCGCGAACGTGGTCGAGAACGTCGACGCGCCCGACCTGCCGAAGCTCCCTGTCGGCCGCGCGGTCTGGAAGCCCGCGCCCGACTTCGCGACGAGCGCGGCGTGCTGGCTGGCCGCGGGCGCGGCGCACCACACCGTGATGACGACGGCGGTCGGCATCGAGGTGTTCCGCGACTTCGCCGACATCGCCGGCACCGAGCTCGTCGTCATCGACGAAGACACCACTGTCCGCAGCTTCCAGCGCGAGCTGCGCTGGAACCAGGCCTACTACCGACTCGCCCAGGGCTTCTGA
- a CDS encoding immunoglobulin-like domain-containing protein — MSTQPSFTRHPSRRRTARRGVAASLAAAVAVSVMGLTAPLAATAAEAPAPTAHYDMSHSGSALLDVSGNGRNATLSGLTDASFADAGGDEVLRFRADGYAALPQGLVTGADNDFTVEYTVSTQTAANHFGWVIGDGVGPWNTTQLGNHIFLSPRSAQAGYTNQVLAAIRVKSAADNGETRMPAGGGLNPGFTTLTMVGSGSTLTLYRDGSVISTLTHTRSLSSIIPSGNVLGYLGRSLYQGDALLRADVADVKFWDVALTAGEVTASMPTAAEKTAATSALLRGDVLAAMLGANPSLDAVSSDLTLPASVNGVSLTWASSAPEVVSASGVVTRSITENESATLTATTSLGSTLTFEVVVLAPSVSADLDAISLATRTTENLPLVAKGTVNGASITWTSSDAALVTPTDASYTAPAVGAADPFRGGGIVTRPAYGDGDRQVTLTASATLNGTTQHRAFEVTVAEMGRWAPDAGYAAAYFPSNENEKIYQAATTGNDFFTFTPVNGGQPVITSTTDTRGLRDPYILRSKDGDKYYMVATDLCIGCGTGWGAAQSNGSLKIEVWESTDLVNWERTNGENTGITVNQPAAGMTWAPEAYWDDDLQSYVVFFASRLYSDATHTNTDKLYARMFAVLTRDFKTFTYPPTTWQDTGYARIDSTVTKIGDYYYRFTKNEEGGAAGILEAGKDIFLERSKVLTAPTSQSSWSANPETRWQLTDTRMTSLETGQAGEGPEIVKLNEGDPNNAGDGYVMLVDNYAAGGYRAFVTSGGAIASSHQGDRLSQRAEWTVRPPGGLPASPRHGAFVSVSQGVLDAMHSWTGVTAVDSATALTAEGSTVTAEVTADDGGDVAGTVTFTGGGWTETVALTDAAASVTVPAGVGAVTAHYDGYHDGLVAPSTSQSVALGLELSATATTRCVAGKVVEVVSVGNSDDVAATVAIAGPYGGKSITVAPGKTVTSAFSTRLPSTTSHDVAVTGESADGREFAAQVSVPAASCG; from the coding sequence ATGAGTACGCAACCGTCCTTCACCCGCCACCCTTCACGTCGTCGAACCGCACGGCGCGGGGTCGCGGCATCCCTGGCCGCCGCAGTGGCGGTCTCGGTCATGGGCCTCACCGCGCCCCTGGCTGCGACCGCGGCGGAGGCTCCGGCGCCCACCGCGCACTACGACATGTCGCATTCCGGCTCCGCCCTGCTCGATGTCTCAGGCAACGGCCGCAATGCGACGCTCTCGGGCCTCACCGATGCGTCGTTCGCCGACGCCGGGGGCGACGAGGTGCTGCGATTCCGCGCCGACGGCTACGCGGCTCTCCCGCAGGGGCTCGTGACCGGGGCCGACAACGACTTCACCGTCGAGTACACGGTGTCGACGCAGACCGCGGCGAACCACTTCGGCTGGGTCATCGGCGACGGCGTGGGACCGTGGAACACGACGCAGCTCGGCAACCACATCTTCCTGAGCCCGCGGTCGGCGCAGGCCGGCTACACGAACCAGGTGCTCGCGGCGATCCGCGTGAAGTCCGCCGCGGACAACGGCGAGACCCGCATGCCCGCGGGCGGCGGCCTCAACCCCGGCTTCACGACCCTCACGATGGTGGGCTCAGGCAGCACGCTGACGCTGTATCGCGATGGCTCGGTGATCTCGACCCTCACCCACACGCGATCCCTCAGCTCGATAATCCCGAGCGGGAACGTGCTGGGATACCTGGGCCGGTCGCTCTACCAAGGCGACGCGCTCCTTCGCGCCGACGTCGCAGATGTGAAGTTCTGGGATGTCGCGCTCACGGCCGGCGAGGTCACCGCGAGCATGCCGACCGCAGCCGAGAAGACCGCCGCGACGTCGGCGCTGCTGCGGGGTGACGTCCTCGCTGCGATGCTCGGCGCGAATCCGTCGCTCGACGCCGTCTCGAGCGACCTGACGCTGCCGGCCTCCGTCAACGGCGTCAGTCTGACGTGGGCGTCGTCCGCGCCCGAGGTCGTGTCGGCCAGCGGTGTCGTCACGCGTTCGATCACCGAGAACGAGTCCGCGACCCTCACTGCGACGACGTCGCTGGGCTCGACGCTGACGTTCGAGGTGGTGGTGCTCGCCCCCAGCGTCTCGGCCGACCTCGACGCGATCTCGCTCGCGACGCGCACGACCGAGAACCTTCCGCTCGTCGCGAAGGGCACGGTCAACGGCGCATCGATCACGTGGACCTCGTCGGACGCTGCCCTCGTGACGCCGACGGATGCCTCGTACACGGCCCCCGCGGTGGGTGCAGCCGATCCCTTCCGGGGCGGCGGCATCGTGACGCGTCCGGCCTACGGCGATGGCGACCGGCAGGTGACGCTCACGGCGTCGGCGACGCTCAACGGCACGACCCAGCACCGCGCGTTCGAGGTGACCGTCGCCGAGATGGGGCGCTGGGCGCCCGATGCCGGATACGCGGCCGCGTACTTCCCGTCTAACGAGAACGAGAAGATCTACCAGGCGGCCACGACGGGCAACGACTTCTTCACCTTCACGCCGGTGAACGGCGGACAGCCCGTCATCACGTCGACCACCGACACGCGCGGCCTTCGCGACCCGTACATCCTTCGCTCGAAAGACGGAGACAAGTACTACATGGTCGCGACCGACCTCTGCATCGGCTGCGGAACCGGGTGGGGAGCCGCACAGTCCAACGGCAGCCTCAAGATCGAGGTGTGGGAGTCCACCGACCTGGTGAACTGGGAGCGCACGAACGGCGAGAACACCGGCATCACCGTCAACCAGCCGGCAGCCGGCATGACGTGGGCGCCGGAGGCCTATTGGGACGACGATCTGCAGTCGTACGTCGTGTTCTTCGCGTCGCGGCTGTATTCGGACGCGACCCACACCAACACCGACAAGCTCTACGCCCGCATGTTCGCCGTGCTCACGCGTGACTTCAAGACGTTCACCTACCCGCCGACGACGTGGCAGGACACCGGCTACGCCCGGATCGACTCCACCGTCACGAAGATCGGCGACTACTACTACCGGTTCACCAAGAACGAGGAAGGCGGCGCGGCCGGCATCCTCGAGGCGGGCAAGGACATCTTCCTCGAACGCTCGAAGGTGCTGACGGCGCCGACGAGCCAGTCCAGCTGGTCGGCGAACCCCGAGACCAGGTGGCAGCTCACCGACACCCGCATGACCAGCCTCGAGACCGGACAGGCGGGCGAGGGCCCCGAGATCGTCAAGCTCAACGAGGGTGACCCGAACAACGCCGGCGACGGCTACGTGATGCTCGTCGACAACTACGCTGCGGGCGGCTACCGCGCGTTCGTGACCAGCGGTGGGGCGATCGCGTCGAGCCACCAGGGCGACCGTCTGTCTCAGCGCGCCGAGTGGACAGTGCGTCCCCCCGGCGGCCTGCCGGCCAGCCCGCGGCACGGGGCGTTCGTGAGCGTGTCGCAGGGCGTGCTCGACGCGATGCACAGCTGGACCGGCGTCACCGCCGTCGACTCGGCCACCGCGCTGACGGCGGAGGGCTCGACGGTCACCGCCGAGGTCACGGCGGACGACGGCGGCGACGTCGCCGGCACCGTGACCTTCACCGGTGGCGGCTGGACCGAGACCGTCGCGCTGACGGATGCCGCGGCATCCGTCACCGTCCCGGCAGGCGTCGGAGCCGTCACGGCGCACTACGACGGCTACCACGACGGGCTCGTCGCCCCCTCGACCTCGCAGTCGGTGGCCCTCGGCCTCGAACTCTCGGCGACGGCGACCACGCGATGCGTCGCCGGCAAGGTCGTCGAGGTGGTCTCCGTCGGCAACAGCGACGACGTCGCCGCGACGGTCGCGATCGCCGGGCCCTACGGCGGCAAGAGCATCACGGTGGCGCCCGGCAAGACCGTCACATCGGCGTTCTCGACCAGGCTGCCCTCGACGACGTCGCACGACGTCGCCGTGACGGGCGAATCGGCCGACGGTCGTGAGTTCGCCGCACAGGTGAGCGTGCCCGCGGCGAGCTGCGGCTGA
- a CDS encoding aldose 1-epimerase family protein produces MARPPASGTQHALRAGDYEAVVASVGATLRSLTYRGRDLVVPFDADEVRPSYRGATLAPWPNRVVDGAYSFGGRDFQLALTEPARSHALHGLAAWLDFDAIDKGPDHVTLEAVVQAQTGYPWRVVVTTRFSLGTDGLTQSVTARNESAEPAPWGTGPHPYLVAGDGLVDEWTLELPASRVLAVTEDRLAPTGLVAVDADEPDRFDFRAARRIGSAFIDHAYTGLERGADGTATVRVTDPAGSGVEMSWDAACPWVQIHTADKPDPAQSRLGLAVEPMTCAPDAFNAGSYDYDAGLIVIEPAASVTASWRIAAIG; encoded by the coding sequence ATGGCACGTCCCCCCGCATCCGGAACCCAGCACGCCCTACGCGCCGGCGACTACGAGGCCGTCGTGGCGAGCGTCGGCGCGACGCTCCGCTCGCTCACCTACCGGGGCCGTGACCTCGTCGTGCCGTTCGACGCGGATGAGGTGCGCCCTTCGTATCGAGGGGCGACGCTCGCTCCCTGGCCGAACCGGGTCGTCGATGGCGCGTATTCGTTCGGCGGACGCGACTTCCAGCTGGCACTCACCGAGCCGGCCCGGTCGCATGCGCTGCACGGGCTCGCGGCGTGGCTGGACTTCGACGCGATCGACAAGGGCCCCGACCACGTCACGCTGGAAGCGGTGGTGCAGGCGCAGACCGGGTACCCGTGGCGTGTGGTGGTGACCACCCGGTTCTCCCTCGGGACGGACGGGCTGACCCAGTCGGTGACGGCGCGGAACGAGAGTGCCGAGCCGGCGCCGTGGGGCACCGGCCCCCATCCCTATCTCGTGGCCGGCGACGGACTGGTGGATGAGTGGACCCTGGAGCTGCCCGCGTCGCGGGTGCTGGCGGTCACGGAGGACCGGCTGGCGCCGACCGGGCTAGTGGCGGTGGATGCCGACGAGCCGGACCGCTTCGACTTCCGGGCTGCGCGCCGGATCGGTTCGGCGTTCATCGACCACGCATACACGGGTCTCGAACGAGGCGCCGACGGCACCGCCACGGTCCGCGTGACCGATCCGGCGGGCTCGGGCGTCGAGATGTCGTGGGATGCCGCGTGCCCGTGGGTCCAGATCCACACCGCCGACAAGCCCGACCCCGCGCAGAGTCGCCTCGGTCTCGCCGTCGAGCCCATGACGTGCGCGCCTGATGCGTTCAACGCCGGGTCGTACGACTACGACGCGGGGCTCATCGTCATCGAGCCCGCGGCATCCGTCACCGCTTCGTGGCGCATCGCCGCCATCGGCTGA
- a CDS encoding SDR family oxidoreductase produces MAKRRPLDVRGRTTVITGAAAGMGADVARQLAVRGARIALLDRNADGLAAVAATLEGTGHTTHVVDLSDDDAVASVVTEVEASHSGIQALVTCAGSSMLGDIDQVTMSEMRWLMDVNLWGTVNVTQALLPALRREPAAHITHLVSIYGLAAPAGRIPYAMSKFAVRGFTESLRHELERSTITVGAVYPAGVKTGIILHGRYAAAIDPAVAQRAAAAQAAMYHTEPADAAARIVEATIRRRPRTMIGREARLVDLLARVTPTHYWAPMRRPLRDAIDTTTPVR; encoded by the coding sequence ATGGCGAAGCGGCGACCCCTGGACGTGCGCGGGCGCACCACCGTCATCACCGGGGCCGCGGCGGGCATGGGCGCCGACGTCGCCCGGCAGCTCGCCGTGCGCGGTGCGCGCATCGCCCTCCTCGACCGCAACGCCGACGGCCTCGCCGCCGTCGCCGCCACCCTCGAGGGCACCGGCCACACGACGCACGTGGTCGACCTCTCCGACGACGACGCGGTGGCCTCGGTCGTGACGGAGGTCGAGGCATCCCATTCCGGCATCCAGGCGCTCGTGACATGCGCCGGATCGTCGATGCTCGGCGACATCGACCAGGTGACGATGTCCGAGATGCGCTGGCTCATGGACGTGAACCTCTGGGGCACCGTGAACGTCACACAGGCGCTGCTGCCGGCGCTGCGGCGCGAGCCGGCCGCGCACATCACCCACCTGGTGTCGATCTACGGGCTTGCCGCACCTGCCGGGCGCATCCCGTACGCGATGAGCAAATTCGCCGTGCGCGGGTTCACCGAGTCGCTGCGGCACGAGCTCGAGCGATCCACGATCACCGTCGGCGCGGTCTACCCCGCCGGTGTGAAGACCGGCATCATCCTGCACGGCCGATACGCGGCGGCGATCGACCCGGCGGTCGCGCAGCGAGCGGCCGCCGCGCAAGCCGCGATGTACCACACCGAGCCCGCCGACGCCGCGGCGCGCATCGTCGAGGCGACGATCCGCCGGCGTCCGCGCACGATGATCGGCCGCGAGGCGCGCCTGGTCGACCTGTTGGCACGCGTCACGCCGACGCACTACTGGGCGCCGATGCGACGTCCGCTCCGCGACGCGATCGACACCACCACTCCGGTGCGCTGA
- a CDS encoding asparagine synthase codes for MGKTAEAIAEGVSIASAAARLAIRNRILVETIAHDEQFDVVAFTPFARETLLSLADEQEQAAALVKRQRKKAWGKFTDPDGTHDYRDRDTRNLRRRGRQYAGVATALRRMADDPHVVRTFIEQSRDAAWGDVEANLQRRLRVEGMRPELDPDYDRMRAARMQSIRLVDLPRLAAHKRHHDDPGTDAAPPAEPAAHSPRVSGVDVSELES; via the coding sequence ATGGGCAAGACCGCAGAGGCGATTGCCGAAGGGGTGTCCATCGCGTCCGCCGCGGCGCGCCTGGCGATCCGCAACCGCATCCTCGTCGAGACGATCGCGCACGACGAGCAGTTCGACGTGGTCGCTTTCACGCCGTTCGCGCGCGAGACGCTGCTCAGCCTCGCCGACGAGCAGGAGCAGGCCGCCGCGCTCGTCAAGCGTCAGCGCAAGAAGGCCTGGGGCAAGTTCACCGACCCCGACGGCACGCACGACTACCGCGACCGCGACACCCGCAATCTCCGCCGGCGGGGCCGTCAGTATGCGGGCGTCGCCACCGCCCTCCGGCGCATGGCCGACGACCCGCACGTCGTGCGGACCTTCATCGAGCAGTCCCGCGACGCCGCATGGGGCGACGTCGAGGCCAACTTGCAGCGCCGCCTGCGCGTCGAGGGCATGCGCCCCGAGCTCGATCCCGACTACGACCGCATGCGCGCCGCCCGCATGCAGTCGATCCGCCTCGTCGATCTCCCGCGCCTCGCAGCGCACAAGCGACATCACGACGATCCCGGGACGGATGCTGCGCCTCCGGCCGAGCCCGCAGCACACTCACCGCGGGTCTCCGGCGTCGACGTCAGCGAACTCGAGTCCTGA
- a CDS encoding MmcQ/YjbR family DNA-binding protein produces the protein MDGDAALSHPMWFPPEHALPVRVRALCMAYPEAVEAISHGRCTFRAGKRQFAIVGVGPEPAVVFIPDELERPVLLERDDVFVPPYEGAYGWLAIRVEPQAGDWELLAELIDTSYRQVALQRQLRALDGR, from the coding sequence GTGGACGGCGATGCAGCCCTGAGTCATCCGATGTGGTTCCCGCCCGAGCATGCGCTTCCGGTGCGCGTGCGCGCCCTGTGCATGGCGTACCCCGAGGCGGTCGAGGCGATCTCGCACGGAAGGTGCACCTTCCGCGCCGGGAAGCGGCAGTTCGCGATCGTCGGAGTCGGCCCCGAGCCCGCGGTCGTCTTCATCCCCGACGAGCTCGAACGCCCCGTGCTGCTCGAGCGCGACGATGTCTTCGTACCGCCCTACGAGGGCGCCTACGGCTGGCTCGCCATCCGCGTGGAGCCGCAGGCGGGCGATTGGGAGCTGCTCGCCGAGCTCATCGACACGTCGTACCGGCAGGTCGCGCTGCAGCGGCAGCTGCGTGCTCTCGACGGCCGATAG
- a CDS encoding transposase: MNAAKIIGEVAGISRFHSRHAFARHNGTAPTPVWSGDRDRFRLSRAGNRQLNAAIHRVAVTQARSFDPAREYIAHRNPGRIHTHGGHRSLEWRLSDVVYRSLLADATALTDHPAQLAA; encoded by the coding sequence ATCAACGCTGCCAAGATCATCGGCGAAGTCGCCGGCATCAGCCGCTTTCACAGTCGGCACGCGTTCGCGAGGCACAACGGGACGGCGCCCACCCCCGTGTGGTCGGGCGATCGCGACCGCTTCAGGCTCAGCCGAGCTGGCAATCGACAGCTCAACGCCGCGATCCACCGCGTCGCGGTCACTCAGGCGAGGTCATTCGACCCCGCACGCGAGTACATCGCGCATCGGAACCCGGGAAGGATCCACACGCACGGAGGCCATCGCTCCCTCGAGTGGCGGCTATCCGACGTGGTCTACCGCTCCCTGCTCGCCGACGCAACCGCACTCACTGACCACCCTGCTCAACTCGCGGCTTGA
- a CDS encoding carbohydrate ABC transporter substrate-binding protein, protein MPAQHQRASRFIRLAAALSAVAGIVALGGCSSGGGEVDSEYGFPTVEQVPDSEITVWVDATRQSAVEAFETANPDIKVDMVVDDGSASGSGTFQTKIGLADQAGEGWPDVVFSTQNNDASWASQPTNGVQAFAAPVNKGFFDQSFLDGFTPGALDPVTVDDTVWGLRNDLAPVLFWYNKPLLDEFGYDVPTTWEQYQELGDKLAAEHPGYTLGSVGDSFTGPFVYYWSGSAPIFQVDGDTFSSDVHAADSEKVTALIDHMVANKTLTQDSVFGADFVADSSKLVAIPGPAWYAGALFQNPDSINATSGQWIAAPPLSWEGSDEVTGNVGGGVWYASSHSKNLDAVKTFLEFVTTQDGVAGTGGLPAYQSAADTWLQDQAASGFFGPDFATSVGTAAESVWSGWGYPSFSAETAYAKVIVPALAAGKKISDVADEWQKEMQNEATVQGYSVD, encoded by the coding sequence ATGCCTGCACAGCATCAGCGCGCATCACGCTTCATCAGACTCGCTGCGGCTCTCTCCGCCGTCGCGGGAATCGTCGCCCTGGGTGGTTGCTCGTCTGGTGGGGGCGAGGTCGACTCGGAGTACGGGTTTCCGACGGTCGAGCAGGTGCCCGACAGCGAGATCACGGTGTGGGTGGATGCGACTCGTCAGTCCGCAGTCGAGGCTTTCGAGACGGCCAACCCCGATATCAAGGTCGATATGGTCGTCGATGATGGTTCCGCGAGCGGATCGGGGACATTCCAGACCAAGATCGGGCTCGCCGATCAAGCGGGCGAGGGCTGGCCGGACGTGGTCTTTTCCACACAGAACAACGATGCCTCGTGGGCCTCTCAGCCGACCAATGGTGTTCAGGCGTTTGCCGCTCCTGTCAACAAGGGCTTCTTCGATCAGAGCTTCCTCGACGGCTTCACCCCCGGCGCGCTCGACCCCGTGACCGTGGATGACACGGTGTGGGGCCTGCGCAACGATCTGGCGCCCGTGCTGTTCTGGTACAACAAGCCGCTTCTCGACGAGTTCGGCTACGACGTGCCGACGACGTGGGAGCAGTATCAAGAACTCGGTGACAAGCTCGCTGCGGAGCACCCGGGTTACACGCTGGGATCGGTGGGGGACTCGTTCACTGGCCCCTTCGTCTACTACTGGAGTGGGTCGGCTCCGATCTTCCAGGTGGACGGCGACACGTTCAGCTCTGACGTGCACGCAGCCGACTCCGAGAAGGTCACTGCGCTGATCGACCACATGGTCGCGAACAAGACGCTGACCCAGGACAGTGTTTTCGGGGCTGACTTCGTCGCCGACAGCAGCAAGCTCGTCGCGATACCCGGACCGGCTTGGTACGCGGGAGCGCTCTTCCAGAACCCCGACAGCATCAACGCGACCTCCGGCCAGTGGATCGCCGCACCTCCGCTGTCCTGGGAGGGCAGCGACGAGGTGACCGGCAACGTGGGTGGCGGTGTCTGGTATGCATCGAGTCACTCGAAGAATCTCGATGCGGTCAAGACCTTCCTCGAGTTCGTCACGACCCAGGATGGCGTCGCCGGCACCGGTGGTCTTCCCGCCTACCAGAGCGCGGCGGACACCTGGCTGCAGGACCAGGCCGCCAGCGGCTTCTTCGGCCCGGACTTCGCCACGAGTGTGGGCACCGCCGCGGAAAGCGTGTGGAGCGGTTGGGGATATCCGAGCTTCTCGGCCGAGACCGCCTACGCGAAGGTCATCGTCCCCGCCCTTGCCGCAGGCAAGAAGATCTCCGACGTCGCCGACGAGTGGCAGAAGGAGATGCAGAACGAAGCGACCGTTCAGGGTTACTCGGTCGATTAG
- a CDS encoding sugar ABC transporter permease, protein MLPTLYAIFLAFTRNGAFAGVDNFLRVFSDYRFLPAVMHVAAYVVVWLISLVVFVVLLALVVQAIRIRWVSTSVRFLYYVPGALAGAASVMLWLFVLDPSVSPVAWLLHALGSDSLVQTVQLDTLPIVLAVIAFWTGAGGWIVIMYGALNNISADILEAARIDGAGAWSTAWFIQIPLLRKWISYMAILSLAAGTQLFVEPRVLSQATHGVVPQDYSLNQLSFLYAFKQADFNGSAAISLLLLVVALLLSVYFVFRGGLFERE, encoded by the coding sequence GTGCTGCCCACGCTGTACGCCATCTTCTTGGCGTTCACACGCAACGGCGCCTTCGCCGGCGTCGACAACTTTCTCCGAGTGTTCTCGGACTACCGCTTCCTGCCTGCGGTGATGCATGTTGCCGCGTATGTCGTGGTCTGGCTCATTAGCCTGGTCGTCTTCGTTGTACTCCTCGCGTTGGTCGTGCAGGCGATTCGAATCCGATGGGTCTCGACGAGCGTCCGATTCCTGTACTACGTTCCCGGTGCGCTGGCCGGCGCGGCCAGCGTCATGCTGTGGCTCTTCGTGCTCGACCCGTCCGTCAGTCCCGTGGCCTGGCTGCTGCACGCGCTCGGCAGTGATTCGCTCGTTCAAACGGTCCAGCTCGACACACTCCCGATCGTCTTGGCCGTCATCGCGTTCTGGACCGGTGCCGGCGGATGGATCGTGATCATGTACGGTGCTCTGAACAACATCAGCGCCGACATTCTGGAGGCCGCGCGGATCGACGGTGCGGGAGCGTGGTCGACTGCCTGGTTCATCCAGATCCCGCTCCTGCGCAAGTGGATCTCGTACATGGCGATCCTGTCCCTCGCGGCCGGAACTCAGCTCTTCGTCGAGCCGCGCGTCCTGTCGCAGGCGACTCATGGTGTGGTCCCGCAGGACTACTCCCTCAATCAACTGAGCTTTCTCTATGCGTTCAAGCAGGCCGACTTCAACGGCTCGGCAGCGATCTCGCTGCTCCTGCTCGTGGTCGCATTGTTGCTGAGCGTCTATTTCGTCTTCAGGGGTGGTCTCTTTGAGCGTGAGTGA
- a CDS encoding carbohydrate ABC transporter permease — MSELDTRAVTTKGSSQRRGGLPRDGRPLSPARWMGRALAIALLAVFVAFFVIPLVWLVLAPTKSSRELLLGNPFSVGGLQQLQDNWQSLIAYQDGVMWTWLGNSSLYALSALVITLVISVPAGYALALTEFRGRKALLAVTLIVMLIPNTALVLPIFLQMSALKLIGNPLSVILPFSFFPFGVYLTYIYFSTTVSRDLLDAARIDGAGEFRVFAQVAMPLATPVIALVGFFSFVGNWNNYFLPFVMVPGRKAPVQVGIAELLANVPQFNPTNAASSTIELPTLALATLVAIAPVLTIFLFSQRFLVTGMTAGGTKG, encoded by the coding sequence GTGAGTGAGCTCGATACTCGGGCCGTTACAACGAAAGGCTCGTCGCAGCGAAGGGGAGGGCTCCCGCGCGACGGTCGCCCGCTGAGCCCGGCTCGGTGGATGGGGCGGGCGCTGGCGATCGCCCTCCTTGCAGTGTTCGTCGCGTTCTTCGTCATCCCGCTGGTGTGGCTCGTTCTCGCGCCGACGAAGTCGTCTCGGGAGCTTCTGCTCGGAAACCCCTTCTCGGTCGGGGGTCTGCAGCAGCTGCAGGACAACTGGCAGAGCCTCATCGCCTACCAGGACGGCGTGATGTGGACGTGGCTCGGCAATTCCAGCCTGTATGCCCTCAGCGCGCTCGTCATCACCCTCGTCATCAGCGTCCCTGCGGGATACGCGTTGGCACTGACCGAGTTCCGCGGACGGAAGGCGCTCCTCGCGGTGACGCTGATCGTCATGCTGATTCCCAACACCGCCCTCGTCCTGCCGATCTTCCTTCAGATGAGCGCGTTGAAACTCATCGGGAATCCCCTCTCGGTGATCCTGCCCTTCTCGTTCTTCCCGTTCGGCGTCTACCTGACGTACATCTACTTCTCCACCACCGTTTCGCGCGACCTGCTCGACGCCGCGCGCATCGATGGCGCGGGCGAGTTCCGCGTCTTCGCGCAGGTCGCCATGCCGCTCGCCACGCCGGTGATCGCGCTGGTGGGGTTCTTCAGCTTCGTCGGCAACTGGAACAACTACTTCCTCCCGTTCGTGATGGTTCCCGGCAGGAAGGCTCCCGTCCAAGTGGGCATCGCGGAGCTGCTCGCCAATGTTCCGCAGTTCAACCCCACCAATGCGGCGTCGTCGACGATCGAATTGCCGACGCTCGCGCTCGCGACGCTCGTCGCCATTGCGCCGGTGCTGACCATCTTCTTGTTCTCCCAGAGGTTCCTGGTCACGGGAATGACGGCCGGCGGAACGAAAGGGTGA